The region CCGCCAATGAGCAGGATAGCAAGACAAACGGCGATGAGTGTCGGTAGTTGCAATTTCATTTTTTAATGTCCCTTGCGGTTCGGTCAGGTGCGTTAAGATATCCTCGTTTCTTTGCGTTATCCGCCTGCGCCGTTGTTGCAGGCTACGCGATTTGGGTTTTGGGTAACTGAAGTCTCTTGTAACTGAAAACTGAAAACTGTTAACTATAAAACACTTATCTCCGCCGATTGTTTCTATTAAAAAAAGTGACGGGAACGGCTTGATAGACCCCGTCTCGTTCAAAATAGACTTGCGTCCTACTTTGGGTACGGATATGGTCATCAACAATTTTGAAAATTTCAAGTGAATGAATTGCGGTATCGTCAATTTGGTAGATAAGGTCCCCACGTTCCAGTGCGTCCGCCAATCCACTGTTTTTCTCGACGTGTGTGACAATAACGCCGCGCTGCCCGTATTTCTGTGCCATCGCCTTATCAGGTTGGGCAAGTGCTATACCCCATCCAGGGGGGGCATAATTCCATTGTAGGGTTTTCAGTGTGAATTCAGTCTGCCGCTTTTTCCCACGGCGGATGAACTCGCACTGAACAGGTTGATTGAGTGGAAGCAGACGCGTGCGTGCGTTAAAGTCTTGTTCGTCCTTTATCCGTTGTCCTGAAATGGCGACAATGACATCTCCCCGTTTAATGCCCGTATCAGTAATCGGGCTGCGTTTCCCTATTTCCGACACCAAGACCCCTATGTTGCGCGACATTGACAGCTTTTCTGCTAACTCTTCAGTTACAGGCTGAACCTCCACGTCGAAGTAGGGGGGAATAACGCTCCCGTACTTCGTAATCTGTTGGACAACCCGCCTCGCCTTATTCACTGGAATCGCAAAACCGACCCCTTGTGACCCGCCACTCGTTGAACGGATGACGGTGTTTATACCGATAAGTTCACCGTGAATGTTCACCAATGCGCCACCACTGTTGCCCGGATTGATGGAAGCGTCCGTTTGAATCAGATCTTCATGATACAGGTCTTCCACGGTGAGTATGCGCTGTGTCGCACTCACAATACCAGCTGTGACCGTGGGTTGCGCGTCGCCGAGGGACAAACCGAACGGATTTCCGATTGCGACGACCCATTCACCGATCAGAAGGGTATCTGAATTGCCCCACTGAATTTCTGGTAGAGATACCCCGTCTGTTTCAACCTCTAAGAGGGCAAGGTCTGAGAAAGGGTCGTATCCGACAATCTGTGCCTCAAATTCCCGTCCATCAGAGATGGTGACGGTAATTTTGTCGGCATCTCTGATGACGTGATAGTTCGTCAGGATGTGTCCCTTCTGATCAACGATAACGCCGGAACCGACCTCTCGTAAGGCGCGTCTGCGCGGAAGGGTAATCTCGCCCCAGAACCATTCGTCAAAGGAGGTCCGCGTTTCAACGCTCCGGGTGGCACTGATATTGACAACCGCGGGACTCGCCTTCGCGACTGCTGTGACAATTGCGGTGCGCCGTGATATTGTAACAGCACTTTGTGCCGCTTCTTTGTGTGTCCCCGCACTATAGGCGCTGCTCCAAAGTGCGCCTACAAGTATTGAAATGAAGATTGAGAGTTTAATTGGATAATGTGTAGTGTCCATAACTTAGCCGGTCAGTTTGAGAGAGATTCTATATCCCTCTAACCCTGGATCCGTGTCAACAATCTCTTGAACGGCTTCTGACGTTCTACGTTTGGCGGGAAAATCATCGGCATTTGCACAGCGGAGTGCGACTCTGGCACCAACCGCACTGGCAGCCCGTAGGTTCTCCAATTCTACCTTATCCAGTGTATCATACGCCGTATGACCGAAGCCTCTACCCCCAGGAGGTGCCTCTGGATCACCCATGTGGCTTGAGGGCACTCCCTTGAGGAAAAACGGGAAATGGTCGGAGTAGGAATGCACCTTTTGTCCAACCGGCATTTCAGCGTGCATCTGCTCACGTGCGGTGTTAAAGAAGGCGTCCAACGCGTCCCAGTGGTGAAGAACGATGCCCTTGCGACTTGAACCGCCTGCCGCATCCATATTGAGCATGAACCGAATGTTATCCAACTCCGAGGCGTGTGCATCGACATAACGGAACGCACCGGTAAGCCCGATCTCTTCGGTTCCGAAAGCGATGAAACGGATGGTGCACTTGAGCGAATCGGCAGCATACGTGGATAGCACACGAGCGGCTTCTATGACGGATACCATGCCTGAAGCGGGGTCATGTGCCCCTTGTGAAATATCGTGTCCGTCGTAATGGCACCCGACAACCACCATTTCTTCGGCGTTTTCATTACCGGGCAAATCTGCGACGACGTTCCATGAGGTCCGCGGTTCATTGATGTCCGTTGTCTGGAGTTTCAGTGTTACCTTTCCATTTTCTCGTGCGATCAACCGCGCCAAGAATTCGCCATCCTCTTTGCAAACGGATATGCCGGGGATAGGGGCGCGCCTGTCATTTTGAAGGCTTCCCGTTTCGGGACCGACACCGGGATGTTCACTGACAAAAATGAATCCACTCGCGCCTGCGAGCACGGCGCGTTCAAACTTCTCCTTGCGATGGACCCATCTTCCGAGATCTGGGGGTGAGGCACTTTTCGCCATAACCAGTTTATCGGTAGGGGTATCACCGACTGCGGTGTATTCGTCAGGACTTCCACATCCGACAGAGATGAGCTCCGTGGTGATGTCTGCAGCGGGGCAGTAGGGTAGCGAGATACAGTGCAATGTCCGACGAATGGGTTCGATGACCTCAAGCGTTGCTGCGCCACGCGTCCAGCCAGCGTAGGGATAGGTCTCAAGTTTAACATTCTGGAGTCCGTAGCGTTTGAAACACGCAGCGATGAAGTTTGCGGCTTCATATTCCTCGGGCGTTCCGGCGAACCGGGCACCGTATTCATCGCATAAGACTGTCAGATTTTCCATCACTTCTCGCGAAGTGTAAATGTCACCGACCATCTGCTGGTCGAGCTGCAAATAAGGGTTCTTCTTGCTCATAATTTTTAATTTTTAATTATACCTTGCGGTTCGGTCAGGTGAATTTGATAAATAATGTGCCTTTCCGTATATCCGCCTGCGCCGATGTTGCAGGCTACGGTTTAGGAATCTCAAAGCATATAGCGTAAGCGGAGCGGAGCGATATGAAGCCCATAAATTAAAAACCTTGTGGAGGAATAACGTCCGTTTCAACTATCAACGACGTTGCTTAAACCCGCCTGTGCCGATGTTGCAGGCTCCGTATCTGGTAGAAAGTTAGAATCCGACTGCGTTTCAAGCGGCGGTAGCGTTTTCATTCTTGCGTTGGCAATTTTTTTGAGCTGCCACGGATCAAGTATCTGAATCCGCCGAAACCGTTTCTTTATGATCTGATGTTGTTTAAACTGATTGAGAAGTGCTTCCATGTTCTCAACGGAACTGCCGATGAGTTGTGCCAACCGCCTCGTCGAGAGTTTACGTTCGATCCACTGCGAACTCCGCCCCATCGCTGCGCGTCTGTGTTCCGGTGCCTCGGCGCAGTTTTGTAACAGGAGTGCGAGTCGGGATGCCGGACTTCGGAGCGCAATGTTCAGGAAAGGGTTCGTCAGTCCTTGAGGCGGTTTCTGACATGAAGTTACAAGATTATAATCCGCTGGTTCCTTTGAACGCCAAGGTAGATACTTCTTTATAAGGCTTCCTAAAGTTCTCTGCGGCGGCATGGCTAAATGCGGTTTTCGTTTTAAAAAATACTGGAAGTTCTGGGTGCTTATAACCCCGACAATGGAAGTCTCAGCAAATGTCTCAGCGGTGATGTTCGGATGTGCGGTGTCATCCTCCCATTTGACCGCTCCAAAGAACTCACCGGGGTCCAGCACATCTAAGGTGATCGCTTCGCCCTCAGGCGGTGTCCGATAAATTTTGATGCGACCCTCTTTCAATAGATAAACACCTTCAGCGGAGAGTGTGTCTCCGTGTTTTAACGTGACGAAGTTTGTTATCCGTGCGAGCGCGTCGGCATCCGATTCGGTAAGGTCTTGAAAAATGTTTATCCCTTTAACGCACCAGAACCGTTCTGGGATTTTTTGTTGTGTAACCATGTTATGAATTTAAAATAGGGGTCCACTCGTCTAATTGTGACGTTTTGAACGTCACATGTGACGTTTTTTCACCCGAATGTGACGTTTTAAACGTCACAGTGGACGTGCAGAAGTCAGGTGAGCCGTGGAATGTGACGTTTTTTCGCTGTTTTTTCGGGATTCGGTTTTTTGCTGTTTGTGTGCTTAATAGGCCATAATGTCTTTACCCTTAATTGTATCAGCACATTGCCGATAAATCAAGAAAAATAAGACACCTTGAAACCATACCTCTTCCAAACGCACGCTCATGCCTTTTGTGCCACCATACTGGCGAGAATACCGAGGATTTTATCGCACTGCGCGATTTGGTAAGCTGCCATATCAAGTTGAAGTCTCTTTCCGTCCAACTTAAGGAATATCCAATCTATGCCTGACGTAATGGCACCATAGATGCAAGGCGTGTCGTTCTCCGATTCGGCATTAAAGCGTTGGGCGGCGATCATCTCTGCGACACATTGCCCGAGCCCTACCGTCAAATTATCCTTTTTCGCTTCAACCAGAACGATGATGGGTGCCTCCAAATGGAATTGCGCAGGCGACAGGCTCACCAAGAAATCGCAAACGCCGGTCAAACCGTTTTCAGCATCAACATTAAAGTCAATCCCCGAGAAAAAGCTGATGCCGCGATCGAAGTGCTCCCAGAGTTCAACCAGCACAGCAGAGACGATCAGTTCTGATTTTGCTTTCTCAGTGCCCATCGCGAAGGCTAATGGCACATTTCGTTCCAGGGTCGTGGCAAGATGTGTGCTCGGTTCCACGGGGTCTATTTCAGCAAAAATGCCAGCGGCGTTCACTTCTTCTAACTGGAACGCTTTTTTTACAGTTTCTAAAGTCCAATCGCTATATGCCATGAGAGAAGTCTCCATCCCACCAAAATATAATAGAATTACACCACAAAATCCCCTAAAATGCAAATCTTTTTTCCTGTGAGGTATTGATAGAAATAGGGCTGGATGGTGTTGGAGGTAATGTTGAAACGGGCGATGAATCGCACGACTACGAATTGGTGTTTGCTTATATTTGACTACTATCGGACTCACGCATCTGTTGTACTTCTCGAACCGCATTCTGTAACCGTCTTTTTAAACTATTA is a window of Candidatus Poribacteria bacterium DNA encoding:
- a CDS encoding PDZ domain-containing protein; translation: MDTTHYPIKLSIFISILVGALWSSAYSAGTHKEAAQSAVTISRRTAIVTAVAKASPAVVNISATRSVETRTSFDEWFWGEITLPRRRALREVGSGVIVDQKGHILTNYHVIRDADKITVTISDGREFEAQIVGYDPFSDLALLEVETDGVSLPEIQWGNSDTLLIGEWVVAIGNPFGLSLGDAQPTVTAGIVSATQRILTVEDLYHEDLIQTDASINPGNSGGALVNIHGELIGINTVIRSTSGGSQGVGFAIPVNKARRVVQQITKYGSVIPPYFDVEVQPVTEELAEKLSMSRNIGVLVSEIGKRSPITDTGIKRGDVIVAISGQRIKDEQDFNARTRLLPLNQPVQCEFIRRGKKRQTEFTLKTLQWNYAPPGWGIALAQPDKAMAQKYGQRGVIVTHVEKNSGLADALERGDLIYQIDDTAIHSLEIFKIVDDHIRTQSRTQVYFERDGVYQAVPVTFFNRNNRRR
- a CDS encoding M28 family peptidase, giving the protein MSKKNPYLQLDQQMVGDIYTSREVMENLTVLCDEYGARFAGTPEEYEAANFIAACFKRYGLQNVKLETYPYAGWTRGAATLEVIEPIRRTLHCISLPYCPAADITTELISVGCGSPDEYTAVGDTPTDKLVMAKSASPPDLGRWVHRKEKFERAVLAGASGFIFVSEHPGVGPETGSLQNDRRAPIPGISVCKEDGEFLARLIARENGKVTLKLQTTDINEPRTSWNVVADLPGNENAEEMVVVGCHYDGHDISQGAHDPASGMVSVIEAARVLSTYAADSLKCTIRFIAFGTEEIGLTGAFRYVDAHASELDNIRFMLNMDAAGGSSRKGIVLHHWDALDAFFNTAREQMHAEMPVGQKVHSYSDHFPFFLKGVPSSHMGDPEAPPGGRGFGHTAYDTLDKVELENLRAASAVGARVALRCANADDFPAKRRTSEAVQEIVDTDPGLEGYRISLKLTG
- a CDS encoding Crp/Fnr family transcriptional regulator encodes the protein MVTQQKIPERFWCVKGINIFQDLTESDADALARITNFVTLKHGDTLSAEGVYLLKEGRIKIYRTPPEGEAITLDVLDPGEFFGAVKWEDDTAHPNITAETFAETSIVGVISTQNFQYFLKRKPHLAMPPQRTLGSLIKKYLPWRSKEPADYNLVTSCQKPPQGLTNPFLNIALRSPASRLALLLQNCAEAPEHRRAAMGRSSQWIERKLSTRRLAQLIGSSVENMEALLNQFKQHQIIKKRFRRIQILDPWQLKKIANARMKTLPPLETQSDSNFLPDTEPATSAQAGLSNVVDS